A single Sulfurimonas aquatica DNA region contains:
- a CDS encoding diguanylate cyclase, which translates to MLDITLILVEDDDELRKLLGRMLSRKITKLFLFSSPVEVLEKLDAINPDLIITDIRMPQMSGLEMIEEIRKTKKNLPIIISSAFTDATHFQKAIKLKVTNFLVKPIDVEELIFELDRIVENMRLNEKLHAQEKLLAEYKRIVDVSSLISKADIDGNITYVNDKFSQLSGYTKEELIGKPHSIVHHPEMPGIFFKEIWETILNKQIWQGIIKNRAKNGESYYVDTTIAPILNTKNEITEFISLREDVTKLINTIEEAKRLEKEREDYLALIDDNIICSSTDVNGIITSVSKAFCRISQYSKEELIGQGYQMLRHPEVEKAFYESLWQAIKNTQRWDGEIKNLAKDGSTYWIETSITSIIDPHGEKIGYTAMGQDVTDKKLVEKLSITDHLTGLVNRLKLDDILKYEMSKFIRYGSSLSIILVDIDYFKRVNDNFGHLVGDQVLKEVSEILMLNKRETDTVGRWGGEEFLIILTKTDIEGARIRAQKIRLAIESHTFSVIGTKTVSLGIAELKLDDTESSFVERADNALYLAKERGRNRVVG; encoded by the coding sequence ATGTTAGATATTACATTGATTCTTGTTGAAGATGATGATGAGTTGCGTAAACTTCTTGGACGGATGCTTTCTCGAAAAATTACTAAGCTATTTCTATTTTCAAGTCCAGTAGAGGTGCTTGAAAAACTTGATGCTATAAACCCTGACCTTATAATAACAGACATCAGAATGCCACAGATGAGTGGGTTAGAGATGATTGAAGAGATTAGAAAAACCAAAAAAAATCTTCCAATTATAATCTCTTCTGCGTTTACTGATGCCACACACTTCCAAAAAGCGATTAAACTTAAGGTAACAAACTTTCTTGTTAAACCCATAGATGTTGAGGAACTAATATTTGAACTAGATCGAATCGTAGAGAATATGAGACTTAATGAAAAATTGCATGCACAGGAGAAGTTACTTGCTGAGTACAAAAGAATTGTTGATGTTAGTAGTTTAATTTCAAAAGCAGATATTGATGGAAACATTACCTATGTAAATGACAAGTTCTCACAGTTAAGCGGATACACTAAAGAGGAACTTATTGGAAAACCTCACAGTATAGTCCACCATCCTGAGATGCCTGGAATTTTTTTTAAAGAGATATGGGAAACTATCTTAAACAAACAGATATGGCAAGGCATAATAAAAAACCGTGCAAAAAATGGCGAAAGTTATTATGTCGATACGACTATAGCTCCAATCTTAAATACAAAAAATGAGATTACTGAATTTATATCACTGCGTGAAGATGTGACAAAACTCATCAATACTATTGAAGAGGCAAAACGGCTTGAAAAAGAGAGAGAAGATTATTTAGCGCTTATCGATGATAACATTATCTGCTCTTCAACAGATGTAAATGGAATCATTACCTCCGTTTCTAAGGCTTTTTGCCGCATAAGTCAATATTCAAAAGAGGAGCTTATAGGGCAGGGTTATCAGATGCTAAGGCACCCTGAAGTAGAGAAGGCTTTTTATGAGTCATTATGGCAAGCAATAAAAAATACTCAAAGATGGGATGGAGAGATTAAAAATTTAGCCAAAGATGGCTCAACATACTGGATAGAGACTTCTATAACATCTATAATTGATCCTCATGGAGAAAAAATAGGTTATACGGCTATGGGGCAGGATGTAACTGATAAGAAGTTAGTTGAAAAGCTCTCAATTACCGATCATCTAACAGGATTGGTCAATAGATTAAAATTAGATGATATCTTAAAATATGAAATGTCAAAATTTATACGATATGGTTCTAGTTTATCGATAATATTAGTAGATATAGATTATTTTAAAAGAGTTAATGATAATTTTGGTCATCTTGTTGGAGACCAGGTACTAAAAGAGGTGAGTGAAATACTTATGCTAAATAAACGCGAAACCGATACTGTAGGACGCTGGGGAGGTGAAGAGTTTTTAATCATCCTTACTAAGACCGATATTGAAGGTGCTAGAATAAGAGCTCAAAAGATTCGATTAGCCATAGAATCACATACCTTTTCCGTCATTGGAACTAAAACAGTCTCTTTAGGAATCGCTGAATTAAAGCTAGACGATACTGAATCTAGCTTTGTAGAACGTGCTGATAACGCACTCTACTTGGCAAAA